Proteins from a genomic interval of Gammaproteobacteria bacterium:
- a CDS encoding thiamine pyrophosphate-dependent enzyme — protein MSSRRGFLKGVAAGAAAAVAAGRPADEAGAQPAPPAPAAPLPSDADVAAETGGRLPPLPPIIVERPQSDFMVDVIKSLGIEYAAANPGSSFDSLQESIINYGDNTSPEFLTCCHEESSVAMAHGYAKIEGKPMAALLHGTIGIQHASMAIYNAYGDRVPVYLIAGLGRDAVRAHAATDMAAMVRDYVKWDRQPLTLGDFAESAVQAYRLAMTPPTAPVLLVVDLDMQTAPMPERPPAVPELAMPRPPSADPASLREIARRLVEAANPKIRCGRAARSQHGIDLLVELAELLAAPVEGGNDRVNFPSRHPLAGSGVGDADVVLNLETSGGRAPEGAVELTISSAELMMAGNYELSPAAARGELVVAADAEASLPGLIEEVRRLVTASRRREYAARRERIAEVHVQQRVQAVARARLGWDASPISVARLCAEIWDLVKDEDWSLVSPQGFLSGWPGRLWSFERHYHYIGGQGAGGMGYGAPAAVGAALANRRHGRLSINIQTDGDLCYGPAVLWTAAHHRIPLLTVMHNNRAYHQEVMFMQRMANWHNRRADRAHIGTTLRDPNIDYAKMAESFGVYGEGPITDPRDLRPALERGIARVKRGEPALIDVVTQPR, from the coding sequence GTGTCGAGCCGGCGTGGGTTTCTGAAGGGCGTCGCCGCCGGTGCGGCGGCCGCGGTGGCCGCAGGGCGGCCGGCCGACGAGGCCGGGGCGCAGCCGGCGCCTCCCGCGCCGGCCGCACCGCTTCCTTCCGACGCCGACGTCGCGGCCGAGACCGGCGGCCGATTGCCTCCGCTTCCGCCGATCATCGTCGAGCGCCCCCAGTCCGACTTCATGGTCGACGTCATCAAGTCGCTCGGCATCGAGTATGCCGCGGCGAATCCGGGCTCGAGCTTCGACTCCCTGCAAGAGTCGATCATCAATTACGGCGACAACACGAGCCCCGAGTTCCTCACCTGCTGCCATGAGGAGTCGTCCGTCGCGATGGCGCACGGCTACGCGAAGATCGAGGGCAAGCCGATGGCCGCGCTGCTGCATGGGACGATCGGCATTCAGCACGCCTCGATGGCGATCTATAACGCATACGGCGACCGCGTGCCGGTCTACTTGATCGCCGGGCTCGGACGAGATGCCGTGCGGGCCCATGCCGCTACCGACATGGCGGCGATGGTTCGCGACTACGTGAAGTGGGATCGCCAGCCGCTCACCCTCGGCGACTTTGCCGAGTCGGCCGTGCAGGCCTACCGGCTCGCGATGACGCCGCCCACGGCTCCGGTGCTTCTCGTCGTCGATCTCGACATGCAGACCGCGCCGATGCCGGAGCGCCCGCCTGCGGTGCCGGAGCTCGCGATGCCGCGTCCCCCGTCCGCCGACCCCGCGTCGCTGCGCGAGATTGCGCGGCGTCTCGTCGAAGCGGCGAACCCGAAGATCCGCTGCGGGCGCGCGGCTCGCTCGCAGCACGGAATCGATCTCCTTGTCGAGCTCGCCGAGTTGCTCGCGGCGCCCGTCGAAGGGGGCAACGACCGAGTGAACTTTCCGTCGCGCCATCCGCTCGCGGGGAGCGGCGTCGGCGACGCCGACGTCGTGCTGAACCTCGAGACGTCCGGAGGACGCGCGCCGGAGGGCGCGGTAGAGCTCACGATCAGCTCGGCCGAGCTGATGATGGCGGGCAACTACGAGCTCTCTCCGGCTGCGGCGCGCGGAGAGCTCGTCGTCGCCGCGGACGCCGAAGCTTCGCTGCCGGGTCTGATCGAGGAGGTGCGCCGACTCGTCACCGCATCGCGCCGCCGGGAATATGCCGCGCGTCGCGAGCGCATCGCCGAAGTGCACGTGCAGCAGCGGGTGCAGGCCGTCGCGCGGGCACGGCTCGGCTGGGACGCGAGCCCGATCAGCGTCGCGCGGCTCTGCGCGGAGATTTGGGATCTCGTCAAGGACGAGGACTGGTCGCTCGTGTCGCCGCAAGGGTTTCTCAGCGGCTGGCCGGGGCGACTCTGGAGCTTCGAGCGGCACTACCACTACATCGGCGGGCAGGGTGCCGGAGGCATGGGCTACGGGGCGCCGGCGGCCGTCGGCGCCGCGCTCGCGAACCGGCGCCACGGTCGGCTGTCGATCAACATTCAGACGGACGGCGATCTCTGTTACGGGCCGGCCGTGCTGTGGACGGCCGCGCACCACCGGATACCGCTCCTCACCGTGATGCACAACAACCGCGCGTACCACCAGGAAGTCATGTTCATGCAGCGCATGGCCAACTGGCACAACCGGCGCGCGGATCGCGCCCATATCGGCACGACGCTGCGGGATCCGAACATCGACTACGCGAAGATGGCGGAGTCGTTCGGCGTGTATGGCGAAGGGCCGATCACGGACCCGCGCGACCTGCGACCGGCGCTCGAGCGCGGCATCGCGCGCGTGAAGCGCGGCGAGCCGGCTCTGATCGACGTCGTGACGCAGCCGCGGTGA
- a CDS encoding cytochrome c → MRRAVSSRFRAPVLAALLAAAGGLSAQERAPAPAADAARPDDVERGRELYVRFGCYACHLYSGAGYSGVPGGATLVPMRLSRAAFTTYLRNPPLPTRMPPYTADVLSDEDAGAIHAFIRSLPQTDPGKPIPALDAIVDEIRRGRGEGR, encoded by the coding sequence ATGAGGCGAGCGGTCTCATCGCGGTTTCGCGCGCCGGTCCTCGCCGCGCTGCTCGCCGCGGCCGGCGGCTTGTCGGCGCAGGAACGAGCTCCGGCGCCGGCGGCCGACGCTGCCCGGCCCGACGACGTCGAGCGGGGCCGGGAGCTCTACGTCCGGTTCGGCTGCTACGCGTGTCATCTCTATTCCGGCGCGGGCTATTCCGGCGTCCCGGGCGGCGCGACGCTCGTCCCGATGCGGCTGTCGCGCGCGGCTTTCACGACGTATCTCCGCAATCCGCCGCTGCCGACGCGGATGCCGCCCTATACCGCCGACGTCCTCTCCGACGAGGACGCCGGCGCGATTCACGCTTTCATTCGTTCGCTGCCGCAGACGGATCCGGGAAAGCCGATCCCTGCGCTCGACGCCATCGTGGACGAGATTCGGCGCGGCCGGGGGGAAGGGCGCTGA
- a CDS encoding DUF6152 family protein: MIRNGFRLVIGALLAAAVAAPALAHHSFRSQYDSNQPITLTGVVTKIEWLNPHVYFYIDVTNEETGEIENWAFEMGPPHMLQRRGWKRNSMNIGDIVQVEGTRARDGSLTANARRVMMTATGQVLGAASSEGQTITGN; encoded by the coding sequence ATGATACGAAACGGCTTTCGACTCGTTATCGGCGCTTTGCTCGCGGCGGCTGTCGCGGCCCCGGCGCTCGCGCATCATTCGTTCCGTTCACAGTACGACTCGAATCAGCCGATCACGCTGACCGGTGTGGTCACGAAGATCGAGTGGCTGAATCCGCACGTCTACTTTTATATCGACGTCACGAACGAGGAGACGGGCGAGATCGAAAACTGGGCCTTCGAAATGGGCCCTCCACACATGCTGCAACGCCGCGGCTGGAAGCGAAACTCGATGAACATCGGCGACATCGTCCAGGTCGAGGGGACTCGGGCGCGCGACGGCAGTCTCACGGCGAACGCCCGGCGCGTGATGATGACGGCCACCGGCCAGGTGCTCGGCGCCGCGTCGAGCGAAGGCCAGACGATCACCGGCAACTGA
- a CDS encoding TonB-dependent receptor, producing the protein MNAAELRYRTLASAVAVVCAGLVGIPAHAQQEQLEEVVVTGSSIRRQADFAQPVQIIDNTEIQLQQSNSLAEMFKVMPQVVGGIATINTQEGGGNSPTSTINLRGLGNRSTLVLLNGRRQTIDGSGTGVDVNNMAPSIMIERIEMLLDGASAIYGSDAVAGVVNYITRDNFEGSEVRLDMQQIEASEEGGDFSFGFITGSQSDDSGVVAGIEFKKTSLILAEDLWDRERLANTLISSFANPGSFVPGEVGSPVAGRFPDPLCEDPRLAGPSGLRAGVINGDACGQVNSLGRTMQPDSEQWNGLALMRHDFGNGITANGELGFAQTDFEIPFGFVTPLLTPLPVVPADNPGVIAQHEMDPSFVVQPYRWWGRFLSPANQRIGALHRTGQNTYRVSLAMTGPIGEDWEWSAATWMSRSRTFFINKDVVSERFLNAINGYGGQDCPYRPETDPTGEFKGATEIGCFWFNPFANSALASPGDPNYNDPAMLDFVVGNRRNDGDAELRAAEIKFVGELWEMAGGATGIAIGLQRREQDFSQRWDELVRQGFDPVTGTGYRFNQPAIPDFSGTRNADSLFAELVMYPAESLEVQLAARREKFDRASSTDPKIGFIWNATDSFALRGTYGTSFRMPTEIQLFGRSPGGASTIPIGGEGINARGLTEGNENLEPETSENWTVGLTWDVNDNLSLSLDYWDVYFENLVTAESAQGLIETDMADGFLDNPQIVLFDDAPNPAEVCEVTGRWDPNSGEPAPDDCVTGVDIATVITSFINQDFRETAGVDFTLNYDFFGLGSDWNLRLTGVYTDKYEISTDGLVAEENVGGNTFAELRSNLALTWRRGDHFARATLRYISELGEGANSAPNEINEREPFTTLDIVGGTTLGPVNLSASVINVFGEEDPNRFGTLLPVASNIYDWRQRVLRVGFDVAF; encoded by the coding sequence ATGAATGCAGCGGAGCTTCGCTATCGCACTCTGGCGTCCGCCGTGGCCGTCGTCTGCGCCGGCCTGGTCGGGATTCCCGCGCACGCTCAGCAAGAGCAGCTCGAGGAGGTCGTCGTCACCGGGTCCTCGATCCGCAGGCAGGCCGACTTCGCGCAGCCGGTTCAGATCATCGACAACACCGAGATCCAGCTTCAGCAAAGCAACTCGTTGGCGGAGATGTTCAAGGTCATGCCGCAGGTCGTCGGAGGCATCGCGACGATCAACACCCAGGAGGGCGGCGGCAACTCGCCCACGAGCACTATCAACCTCAGAGGCCTCGGCAACCGCAGCACGCTGGTTCTGCTGAACGGGCGAAGGCAGACGATCGACGGCAGCGGCACCGGCGTCGACGTGAACAACATGGCGCCGTCCATCATGATCGAGCGCATCGAGATGCTGCTCGACGGCGCTTCGGCGATCTACGGAAGCGATGCGGTCGCGGGCGTCGTCAACTACATCACGCGCGACAACTTCGAGGGCAGCGAAGTCCGTCTGGACATGCAGCAGATCGAGGCTTCGGAGGAAGGCGGCGATTTCAGCTTCGGCTTCATCACCGGCTCCCAGAGCGACGACTCGGGGGTCGTCGCCGGCATCGAGTTCAAGAAGACCTCGTTGATTCTGGCCGAGGATCTGTGGGACCGCGAGAGGCTCGCGAACACGCTGATCTCGAGCTTCGCAAACCCGGGCTCGTTCGTCCCGGGAGAGGTCGGATCGCCCGTCGCCGGCCGTTTCCCGGACCCGCTCTGCGAGGACCCGCGTCTCGCGGGGCCGAGCGGGCTGCGCGCGGGCGTGATCAACGGCGACGCGTGCGGGCAGGTGAACTCGCTCGGGCGAACGATGCAGCCGGATTCCGAGCAGTGGAACGGCCTCGCGCTGATGCGGCACGACTTCGGCAACGGGATCACGGCCAACGGCGAGCTCGGCTTCGCGCAGACGGACTTCGAGATCCCGTTCGGCTTCGTCACGCCGTTGCTGACGCCGCTGCCGGTCGTGCCCGCGGACAATCCCGGCGTCATTGCGCAGCATGAGATGGACCCGAGCTTCGTGGTCCAGCCGTATCGCTGGTGGGGCCGGTTCCTGAGCCCGGCCAACCAGAGGATCGGCGCGCTGCATCGCACCGGGCAGAACACGTACCGCGTGAGCTTGGCGATGACCGGCCCGATCGGAGAGGACTGGGAGTGGTCGGCCGCGACGTGGATGTCCCGAAGCCGCACGTTCTTCATCAACAAGGACGTCGTGAGCGAGCGCTTCTTGAACGCGATCAACGGCTACGGCGGACAGGATTGCCCGTATCGCCCAGAGACCGATCCCACCGGCGAGTTCAAAGGCGCGACCGAGATCGGCTGCTTCTGGTTCAACCCGTTCGCGAACAGCGCGCTCGCTTCTCCCGGCGATCCCAACTACAACGATCCGGCGATGCTCGACTTCGTGGTCGGCAACCGGCGCAACGACGGGGACGCGGAGCTTCGCGCGGCCGAGATCAAGTTCGTCGGCGAGCTGTGGGAGATGGCGGGCGGCGCGACCGGCATCGCCATCGGTCTGCAGCGGCGCGAGCAGGACTTCTCTCAGCGCTGGGACGAGCTCGTGCGGCAGGGCTTCGACCCGGTCACCGGCACCGGCTACCGATTCAATCAGCCCGCGATTCCGGACTTCAGCGGCACCCGTAACGCCGATTCGCTGTTCGCGGAGCTCGTGATGTACCCGGCCGAGAGCCTCGAGGTGCAACTCGCCGCGCGGCGCGAGAAGTTCGACCGGGCGTCGAGCACCGATCCGAAGATCGGGTTCATCTGGAACGCCACCGACAGCTTTGCACTGCGCGGCACGTACGGCACGTCGTTCCGGATGCCGACGGAGATCCAGCTCTTCGGCCGGAGCCCGGGCGGCGCAAGCACGATCCCGATCGGCGGCGAGGGGATCAACGCGCGCGGCTTGACGGAGGGCAACGAGAACCTCGAGCCCGAGACCTCCGAGAACTGGACCGTGGGCCTCACGTGGGACGTGAACGACAACCTCAGCCTGTCGTTGGACTACTGGGACGTCTACTTCGAGAACCTCGTCACGGCCGAAAGTGCCCAGGGGCTGATCGAGACCGACATGGCCGACGGCTTCCTCGATAACCCCCAGATCGTGCTGTTCGACGACGCCCCGAACCCCGCCGAGGTGTGCGAGGTCACCGGGCGGTGGGATCCGAACTCCGGGGAGCCGGCTCCGGACGACTGCGTCACGGGCGTCGACATCGCGACGGTGATCACGAGCTTCATCAACCAGGATTTCCGCGAGACGGCCGGCGTCGATTTCACGCTGAACTACGATTTCTTCGGGCTCGGCAGCGACTGGAACCTGCGTCTCACCGGCGTCTACACGGACAAGTACGAAATCTCGACCGACGGGCTCGTCGCCGAGGAAAACGTCGGCGGCAACACCTTCGCGGAGCTCCGCAGCAACCTCGCGCTGACATGGCGCCGCGGCGATCACTTCGCGCGCGCCACGCTCCGCTATATCTCGGAGCTTGGAGAAGGGGCGAACAGCGCGCCGAACGAGATCAACGAGCGGGAGCCGTTCACGACGCTCGACATCGTCGGCGGCACGACGCTCGGCCCGGTGAACCTCTCCGCGAGCGTGATCAACGTGTTCGGCGAGGAAGACCCGAACCGCTTCGGCACGCTCCTGCCGGTGGCGAGCAACATCTACGACTGGCGCCAGCGCGTCCTGAGGGTCGGCTTCGACGTCGCGTTCTAG
- a CDS encoding DUF1538 family protein, with translation MLHQLLALLREMGRNCRDFLPILGVVVFFQWFIVGQPMADLGERIAGIVVTLIGLTLFVRGLEMSIFPIGESLAGGLARRGSLILLIAFGFALGFGSTVAEPALASVADQAAATASSAGRLGGTAADIERFSDLLRYIVAAAVGLAVAAGVFRIVKGWPTAWFVVPGYALATVIALSHDSPLAAVAFDAGAAATSAVNIPLMMTLGTGLASLIDARDPITDGFGLIAGASLMPMIVIQLAAVALGG, from the coding sequence ATGCTGCATCAACTACTTGCGCTCCTCCGCGAAATGGGCAGGAACTGCCGCGATTTTCTGCCGATCCTCGGCGTCGTCGTGTTTTTTCAGTGGTTCATCGTCGGCCAGCCGATGGCGGATCTCGGCGAGCGGATCGCGGGCATCGTCGTCACGCTGATCGGCCTCACGCTGTTCGTGCGCGGTCTCGAGATGAGCATCTTCCCGATCGGCGAGAGCCTCGCCGGCGGGCTCGCGCGGCGCGGTAGCCTGATCCTGCTGATCGCGTTCGGTTTCGCGCTCGGCTTCGGCAGCACCGTCGCGGAGCCCGCGCTCGCCTCCGTCGCCGATCAGGCGGCCGCGACGGCGTCCTCGGCGGGGAGGCTCGGCGGCACCGCGGCGGATATCGAGCGTTTCAGCGATCTGCTGCGCTACATCGTCGCGGCAGCGGTCGGGCTCGCCGTCGCGGCCGGCGTGTTCCGGATCGTCAAGGGGTGGCCGACGGCCTGGTTCGTCGTGCCCGGCTACGCGCTCGCCACGGTGATCGCGCTGTCGCACGACTCGCCGCTCGCCGCGGTCGCCTTCGACGCCGGCGCCGCGGCGACCTCCGCGGTCAACATACCGCTGATGATGACGCTCGGAACCGGGCTCGCGTCCCTGATCGACGCGCGCGACCCGATTACCGACGGGTTCGGCCTCATCGCCGGCGCGAGCCTGATGCCGATGATCGTGATTCAGCTCGCGGCCGTGGCACTCGGAGGGTAA
- a CDS encoding DUF1538 domain-containing protein, translating into MDLLRTLALEALGTTRDLVPIAILFAVFHVGAVRTAVPNVGRILAGLVYVVVGLTLFRAGLAASVLPTGATMAAELVERAVDITHPGTYVPIVVFSALIGFTATLIEPTLIAVAERLRELSGGTVRPWSLRLVVALGVAAGLAVGTVRIVTGIPFEPLLCGAVILVGILALTAPRTIVPLALDSGGIATSVVTVPLIASYGIATANAMPGRAALTDGFGLIVLALFGPAASLLLFAHVFRLYTWLKRGDKGAI; encoded by the coding sequence ATGGACTTACTGCGCACCCTGGCGCTGGAGGCCCTCGGCACGACGCGCGATCTCGTGCCGATCGCCATCCTGTTCGCCGTGTTTCACGTCGGAGCGGTGCGCACAGCAGTACCGAATGTCGGCAGGATCCTTGCCGGGCTCGTTTACGTCGTCGTCGGCTTGACGCTGTTCCGGGCGGGTCTTGCGGCGTCCGTGCTCCCCACGGGCGCCACGATGGCGGCGGAGCTCGTCGAGCGGGCCGTCGACATCACGCATCCCGGCACTTACGTCCCGATCGTGGTCTTTTCCGCATTGATCGGGTTCACCGCGACGCTGATCGAGCCGACGTTGATCGCCGTCGCGGAGCGGCTCCGCGAGCTGTCGGGCGGCACGGTCCGGCCGTGGAGCTTACGCCTCGTCGTGGCGCTCGGCGTCGCCGCCGGCCTGGCTGTCGGAACGGTGCGCATCGTGACCGGCATTCCGTTCGAGCCGTTGCTCTGCGGCGCCGTCATCCTCGTCGGAATCCTCGCGCTCACGGCGCCGAGGACGATCGTCCCGCTCGCGCTCGACAGCGGCGGGATCGCGACTTCCGTGGTCACCGTGCCCCTGATCGCTTCCTATGGGATCGCCACGGCGAACGCGATGCCCGGGCGCGCGGCACTCACGGACGGCTTCGGGCTGATCGTGCTCGCGCTATTCGGGCCGGCGGCATCGCTGTTGCTGTTTGCCCACGTCTTTCGGCTGTACACTTGGCTGAAGAGAGGAGATAAAGGTGCAATTTAA
- a CDS encoding P-II family nitrogen regulator translates to MQFKLLIALTEDAKVKPILKAAREAGATGATVITSARGEGLRQEKTFLGLDLTRHRDIVILVVEEHLSRRILETIAEAGHFDGEPGSGIAFQVDIEDAIGLTSQIQVLTDRIEEEI, encoded by the coding sequence GTGCAATTTAAGCTGCTGATCGCGCTGACCGAGGACGCGAAGGTCAAACCGATCTTGAAGGCCGCCAGGGAGGCCGGGGCCACTGGCGCCACCGTCATCACGAGCGCGCGCGGCGAGGGCCTGCGGCAGGAGAAGACCTTTCTCGGTCTCGACCTCACTCGACACCGCGACATCGTCATTCTGGTCGTCGAGGAGCACCTGAGTCGGCGCATTCTCGAGACGATCGCGGAGGCCGGCCATTTCGACGGCGAGCCGGGATCGGGTATCGCCTTCCAGGTCGATATCGAGGATGCGATCGGCCTGACGTCGCAGATCCAAGTCCTCACCGACCGGATAGAAGAGGAGATCTGA